The following nucleotide sequence is from Nitrospira sp..
CTTCTGACCCAGATCGGTCTCGTCGGCAAGCTCATTTCGCAGGATCTTCGTCGAGCCGGATTGATCAACATCCTTGGAGCGACCGACGAGACGAATGTGCAGGGAGAAACGGTCAAGAAGCTGGATGCCATCGCCAATGACGACTTTGTCAAAGTCTTTCAACACAGCGGGTATGTCTGCGCCCTGGCCTCGGAAGAAATGGAAAAACCGATCTCGATTCCGGACAATTGGCCGCACGGCAAGTACATGTTGCTGTTCGATCCGCTCGATGGCTCCTCTAACACGGACAACAATATGCCGCTCGGGGCTATATTCTCCGTCCTGAAGTACGACCGGGACGATCGGTTGCCTACCGAGGGGGAGTTGATGCGTCGAGGGACCGAACAAATCGCGGCCGGGTATCTCCTGTACGGGTCCAGTACCATGCTGGTGTATACCGTGGGACAAGGTGTGTATGGATTCACGCTCGAACCAAGCATCGGAGAATATCTCCTGTCGCACGAAAGGATCAAGATTCCGGAAAGGGGCAGGGTCTACGCTGTCAACGAAGGAAATTGCCACAAGTGGTCGGAGGGAACGAAGAAGTTTGTGGCTTCACTCAAAGTCAGCGACAAGGCGACAGGCCGTCCGTATAGCAGCCGCTATTCGGGTTGTCTGGTGGCCGATGTGCACCGCCTGTTGCTCGGCGGAGGAATTTATCTCTATCCGGGTGAGGTCGACAAACCGGATGGGAAACTCCGGCTGCTCTATGAGGCCAATCCGTTGGCGTTTGTCGTCGAGCAGGCCGGCGGAAAAGCCTCAACGGGGACATCGAGAGTGTTGGAAGTGGAGCCCAAGAAATTGCACCAGCGTGTGCCACTGATCATCGGAAGCCGACAAGATGTCGAACAAGCTGAAATGTACATTCAGGGGAAAGCCTAGGTGCCTAGTAAAGACTAGATGCGTAGTTATGTGGTACTGTGATGTTGTTGAGAAGAGATTGTGGAAGACCCGGTTCAAGGATTTCTGAGCTGGTGTGGCAGCGATAAGGTCGAGGTTGAAACCAACATCGCGAGTTTCCTACAGCCCGAAACAGTGGCCGGGACCGAAAAGCCTGTCATGGTAGTGGCGAGGTTCAGTGAGCCTTGCGTAGCCTTGATAAGAGTGCATCGACCCCATGAATCAAATAGATTTTGACCGCAAACCGTCCCAGAGAACCAGAAGGTGGCTTGTTGCCGCAACCCTGTTGACGGCTGGGATCATCATTGGATTTGTGGTTGCATCGGACCTTGGCTGGCTACCCACCGGGCATGCGGTTCCTGATTCTTCTTCTGTCGTTCAGCCCCCTCCTCCGATTGTCAGACCAGTCTCGACCGCCCCTCAGCCCCTGCTGGGCGGCAGCAATCAAACATTTGTCGACATTGCAAAGTCGGTAAAACCGGCCGTGGTGAATATCTACGCGACCAAAAGCGGACGTGGTGAAGGCTCCGGTACTGCGCCGTTTGACGACCCATTGTTCAGAAAGTTTTTCGGCGACGAGTTTTTCAGGAAGTTCGAACAGCCGAAGGAACGAAAAGAGCGAGGACTTGGGTCCGGGGCGATCGTCGATTCAAATGGATTGATCATCACCAACAATCATGTCGTCGGCAAGGCGGATGAAATTCGCGTCACTTTGTCGGACAAACGAGAATTCAAAGCGAAACTGATCGGCACTGATCCAAAGACCGATGTGGCCGTCGTGAAGATCGACGCGACGGGGCTTCCGACCGTAGCCTGGGCCGATTCAGACAAACTAGAAGTCGGAG
It contains:
- the fbp gene encoding class 1 fructose-bisphosphatase is translated as MREFPLTLSRFIIQSQASHPGATGEFSNLLTQIGLVGKLISQDLRRAGLINILGATDETNVQGETVKKLDAIANDDFVKVFQHSGYVCALASEEMEKPISIPDNWPHGKYMLLFDPLDGSSNTDNNMPLGAIFSVLKYDRDDRLPTEGELMRRGTEQIAAGYLLYGSSTMLVYTVGQGVYGFTLEPSIGEYLLSHERIKIPERGRVYAVNEGNCHKWSEGTKKFVASLKVSDKATGRPYSSRYSGCLVADVHRLLLGGGIYLYPGEVDKPDGKLRLLYEANPLAFVVEQAGGKASTGTSRVLEVEPKKLHQRVPLIIGSRQDVEQAEMYIQGKA